One window of Ziziphus jujuba cultivar Dongzao chromosome 5, ASM3175591v1 genomic DNA carries:
- the LOC125422914 gene encoding uncharacterized protein LOC125422914 isoform X1 — MAFLIAPFRCTTSQFQFHLTLSTTPIRSTLSPTTLSLFRPPARSRLRLGVVYSMSQPASSASDSNPLPSQNDDVAKAESSDVVVQYVVLRRDLIDSWPLGSVVTQGCHASVSAVWSHRDDPDTVQYCSPQNIDSMHKVTLEVKGETQILNLSEKLKAGGIAHKLWIEQPENILTCLATKPYPKSSVSSYFKKLKLCK; from the exons ATGGCGTTTCTAATCGCACCATTTCGATGCACTACCTCCCAATTCCAATTCCACCTCACACTCTCGACCACGCCAATTAGGTCTACGCTCTCTCccactactctctctctcttccgaCCACCCGCGCGGAGTCGACTCAGACTCGGCGTGGTCTACTCAATGAGTCAACCCGCCTCCTCGGCTTCCGATTCCAATCCCCTTCCTTCACAAAACGACGACGTCGCGAAGGCCGAGAGCTCTGACGTTGTGGTACAGTACGTGGTTCTTAGGCGAGACCTGATCGATTCGTGGCCGCTGGGAAGCGTGGTGACTCAGGGCTGCCATGCCTCCGTGTCTGCCGTTTGGTCACACAGAGATGATCCTGACACCGTCCAGTATTGTAGCCCTCAGAATATAGATTCAATGCataag GTTACTCTTGAGGTGAAAGGAGAAACCCAAATCTTGAACTTGTCAGAAAAGCTCAAAGCCGGTGGAATAGCACATAAATTGTGGATTGAACAACCTGAAAACATCCTGACATGTCTTGCTACAAAACCTTACCCCAAGTCCTCAGTATCATCCTATTTCAAAAAGTTGAAACTCTGTAAGTGA
- the LOC107405842 gene encoding uncharacterized protein LOC107405842, whose product MCLVFVCDEDERVVSRQPAPGACPYCGGMVQAMDVESQWRFCFLPLYWKTKRKFYCSLCTRRLVVQ is encoded by the coding sequence atgtGTTTGGTGTTTGTATGCGACGAGGACGAGAGGGTTGTATCGAGGCAACCTGCACCGGGGGCGTGTCCTTACTGTGGAGGAATGGTGCAAGCCATGGATGTTGAGAGTCAGTGGAGGTTCTGTTTCCTCCCTCTCTACTGGAAGACCAAGCGCAAGTTCTACTGCTCCTTGTGTACCAGACGCTTAGTCGTGCAATGA
- the LOC107404779 gene encoding protein OXIDATIVE STRESS 3 LIKE 4 isoform X2 — translation MEVLLGPTFTIDVSSSPAYARDRGGAATAQEKHAAVASCLFLKDDGVVGSDIRISGKEKPRSDDESSDSSSTIGVPDDSDEEDDASSKGDGGSDEVQSKFSRGGGFGSLGSLSSLEETLPIKRGLSNYFSGKSKSFANLSDVSAVNNVKQVEKAENPFNKRRRVLIAAKWSRKSSFYNWPNPKSMPLLALNEEDDDGEQQAPQSSFADKEQKRQQHEHEDHDGDDDEHHEEETEGLAKLRETRKLNSFKSKSCFSLTDLQEHTQS, via the exons ATGGAGGTCTTGTTGGGTCCCACCTTTACCATAGATGTTTCTTCCTCTCCGGCTTACGCTAGGGATAGAGGAGGAGCTGCTACTGCTCAGGAGAAGCACGCCGCCGTTGCTTCCTGCTTGTTTCTCAAGGACGACGGTGTCGTCGGTTCGGATATTAGGATCAGCGGCAAGGAGAAGCCTCGCTCGGACGACGAGTCGTCGGATAGCTCGTCGACGATCGGTGTTCCGGACGACagtgatgaagaagatgatgcgTCGTCTAAAGGCGATGGAGGTAGTGATGAGGTCCAGAGCAAGTTCAGTAGAGGAGGAGGGTTTGGTTCTCTGGGTTCTCTGAGTTCACTGGAAGAGACTCTTCCAATCAa GAGAGGATTATCCAACTACTTCTCTGGAAAATCGAAGTCGTTTGCAAATCTATCAGACGTGAGCGCAGTTAATAATGTCAAACAAGTTGAGAAAGCAGAGAACCCATTTAACAAAAGGAGAAGAGTCTTAATTGCGGCGAAGTGGTCAAGAAAATCATCTTTCTACAATTGGCCAAACCCAAAATCCATGCCCCTTTTGGCTCTcaatgaagaagatgatgatggtgaACAACAAGCCCCCCAATCTTCTTTCGCGGATAAAGAACAGAAACGACAACAACATGAACATGAAGAtcatgatggtgatgatgatgaacaTCATGAAGAAGAAACTGAAGGACTTGCAAAATTGCGTGAGACCAGGAAGCTCAACAGCTTCAAATCAAAAAGTTGTTTCTCTCTCACTGATCTGCAAGAACATACCCAATCATAA
- the LOC107404779 gene encoding KID-containing protein 1 isoform X1 — protein sequence MEVLLGPTFTIDVSSSPAYARDRGGAATAQEKHAAVASCLFLKDDGVVGSDIRISGKEKPRSDDESSDSSSTIGVPDDSDEEDDASSKGDGGSDEVQSKFSRGGGFGSLGSLSSLEETLPINRRGLSNYFSGKSKSFANLSDVSAVNNVKQVEKAENPFNKRRRVLIAAKWSRKSSFYNWPNPKSMPLLALNEEDDDGEQQAPQSSFADKEQKRQQHEHEDHDGDDDEHHEEETEGLAKLRETRKLNSFKSKSCFSLTDLQEHTQS from the exons ATGGAGGTCTTGTTGGGTCCCACCTTTACCATAGATGTTTCTTCCTCTCCGGCTTACGCTAGGGATAGAGGAGGAGCTGCTACTGCTCAGGAGAAGCACGCCGCCGTTGCTTCCTGCTTGTTTCTCAAGGACGACGGTGTCGTCGGTTCGGATATTAGGATCAGCGGCAAGGAGAAGCCTCGCTCGGACGACGAGTCGTCGGATAGCTCGTCGACGATCGGTGTTCCGGACGACagtgatgaagaagatgatgcgTCGTCTAAAGGCGATGGAGGTAGTGATGAGGTCCAGAGCAAGTTCAGTAGAGGAGGAGGGTTTGGTTCTCTGGGTTCTCTGAGTTCACTGGAAGAGACTCTTCCAATCAa CAGGAGAGGATTATCCAACTACTTCTCTGGAAAATCGAAGTCGTTTGCAAATCTATCAGACGTGAGCGCAGTTAATAATGTCAAACAAGTTGAGAAAGCAGAGAACCCATTTAACAAAAGGAGAAGAGTCTTAATTGCGGCGAAGTGGTCAAGAAAATCATCTTTCTACAATTGGCCAAACCCAAAATCCATGCCCCTTTTGGCTCTcaatgaagaagatgatgatggtgaACAACAAGCCCCCCAATCTTCTTTCGCGGATAAAGAACAGAAACGACAACAACATGAACATGAAGAtcatgatggtgatgatgatgaacaTCATGAAGAAGAAACTGAAGGACTTGCAAAATTGCGTGAGACCAGGAAGCTCAACAGCTTCAAATCAAAAAGTTGTTTCTCTCTCACTGATCTGCAAGAACATACCCAATCATAA
- the LOC125422914 gene encoding uncharacterized protein LOC125422914 isoform X2, protein MAFLIAPFRCTTSQFQFHLTLSTTPIRSTLSPTTLSLFRPPARSRLRLGVVYSMSQPASSASDSNPLPSQNDDVAKAESSDVVVQYVVLRRDLIDSWPLGSVVTQGCHASVSAVWSHRDDPDTVQYCSPQNIDSMHKVTLEVKGETQILNLSEKLKAGGIAHKLWIEQPENILTCLATKPYPKSSVSSYFKKLKLYG, encoded by the exons ATGGCGTTTCTAATCGCACCATTTCGATGCACTACCTCCCAATTCCAATTCCACCTCACACTCTCGACCACGCCAATTAGGTCTACGCTCTCTCccactactctctctctcttccgaCCACCCGCGCGGAGTCGACTCAGACTCGGCGTGGTCTACTCAATGAGTCAACCCGCCTCCTCGGCTTCCGATTCCAATCCCCTTCCTTCACAAAACGACGACGTCGCGAAGGCCGAGAGCTCTGACGTTGTGGTACAGTACGTGGTTCTTAGGCGAGACCTGATCGATTCGTGGCCGCTGGGAAGCGTGGTGACTCAGGGCTGCCATGCCTCCGTGTCTGCCGTTTGGTCACACAGAGATGATCCTGACACCGTCCAGTATTGTAGCCCTCAGAATATAGATTCAATGCataag GTTACTCTTGAGGTGAAAGGAGAAACCCAAATCTTGAACTTGTCAGAAAAGCTCAAAGCCGGTGGAATAGCACATAAATTGTGGATTGAACAACCTGAAAACATCCTGACATGTCTTGCTACAAAACCTTACCCCAAGTCCTCAGTATCATCCTATTTCAAAAAGTTGAAACTCT ATGGTTGA
- the LOC107409357 gene encoding F-box protein AFR, giving the protein MTIPNSSSRTENSQETAKTHAEPLIPGLPDDIAELCLLHLPYPYQALVRSVSASWNRAIMDPSFLLSRKTLSLSLPYLFIFAFKKSTARMQWQALDPRSGRWFVLPPMPCPKPVCPPSFACASLPRHGKLLVLGGMLSDTECPMQTTIVYRTSTNQWSLANPMPTPRSFFEAGNINGKIIAVGGSGTSDSDSIRTVECYDHENDTWKSVSKMPTALARYDSAVVGNKMYVTEGWTWPFMFSPRGGVYDPDKDTWQEMRPGMREGWTGISVVLGDRLFVISEHGDCPMKVYDPDEDTWRYVGGERFPCEALKRPFAASGLEGRIYVVACGLNVGIGRVYEAARSDLKVEWQVLPAPNAFHGFSPSSCQLLFA; this is encoded by the coding sequence ATGACAATTCCCAATTCTTCATCGAGAACAGAAAATTCCCAAGAAACAGCCAAAACACACGCCGAGCCGTTGATACCGGGACTACCAGACGACATAGCCGAGCTCTGTCTTCTCCACCTTCCATATCCGTACCAAGCACTGGTACGTTCCGTCTCGGCTTCCTGGAACAGAGCCATTATGGACCCTAGCTTCCTTCTCTCCAGGAaaactctctccctctcccttcCTTACCTTTTCATCTTCGCTTTCAAGAAATCAACGGCCAGGATGCAGTGGCAGGCACTCGACCCCCGATCCGGCCGTTGGTTTGTTTTACCTCCTATGCCGTGTCCCAAACCCGTGTGCCCACCGAGTTTTGCATGCGCTTCACTGCCACGTCACGGGAAGCTTCTGGTTTTAGGTGGTATGCTGTCCGACACCGAATGTCCCATGCAGACCACCATCGTCTACCGTACATCAACCAATCAATGGTCCTTAGCCAATCCCATGCCCACACCAAGATCGTTTTTCGAAGCCGGGAATATCAACGGCAAGATCATAGCCGTTGGTGGAAGCGGGACGTCAGACAGCGATTCGATCAGGACGGTAGAATGCTACGACCACGAAAACGACACGTGGAAATCAGTTTCGAAGATGCCGACGGCATTAGCCAGATACGACTCGGCAGTGGTGGGGAACAAGATGTACGTGACCGAAGGGTGGACGTGGCCTTTCATGTTTTCACCGAGAGGTGGGGTCTACGACCCTGATAAAGACACGTGGCAGGAGATGAGGCCGGGGATGAGAGAAGGATGGACGGGGATAAGCGTGGTGTTGGGGGACAGGCTGTTTGTGATATCGGAGCACGGGGACTGTCCGATGAAAGTGTACGATCCAGATGAGGACACGTGGAGGTACGTGGGAGGGGAAAGATTCCCATGTGAAGCGCTGAAAAGGCCATTCGCTGCGAGTGGGTTGGAAGGGAGGATATATGTGGTGGCATGTGGATTGAATGTGGGGATAGGAAGGGTGTATGAGGCAGCAAGGAGTGATTTAAAGGTCGAATGGCAGGTTTTGCCTGCTCCTAATGCTTTCCATGGTTTTTCTCCTTCTAGTTGTCAATTGCTTTTTgcttaa
- the LOC107408742 gene encoding pentatricopeptide repeat-containing protein At5g10690 isoform X2, with product MPVATSSTMHCISSLSPSPSHSLFLFTSSSSYVPMRRRGLTTKSPHKHDLKRLTSRVVQLTRRRQLRQILEEVEIAKQRYGQLNTIIMNAVLEACVHCGDIDSALKVFDEMIKPHGCGVDTITYGTLLKGLGKARRIDEAFQLLESVERGTAVGSPKLSLPLIYGLLNALVEAGDLRRAYGLLAQYGFFLRERGSLSIAVYNLIMKGYISTGFPQRAIGMHNEMLRLGSKPDRLTYNTLISACVESKKLDMAMKFFEEMKDKAQGLGKSKDFISVQKIVLEMKTYLGLFIDRTAYTAIVDALLNCGSAKGALCIFGEIIKQAGNPDLRPKPHLYVSMMRAFAGSGDFDIVETLHKRMWPDTAGTIYPAVQAEADHLLMEAALNDGQVDLAIDLLSNIIIKWNGISWASRGGMVALRIEALLGFTKSMLTPYLLPQLFPGDPIESIMMPFEATRPLHGTVRLEKVIMRFFRDPVVPIIDDWGGCIGLLHREDCTELQAQLSTMMRRPPPYVTTTKSIAYVVDLIIEKRYPIIIVVNPNELDGTAGYNSSLKAVGVFTSAQLRNFLTIQSKLQSRTSSLCKI from the exons ATGCCTGTTGCTACTTCTTCAACAATGCACTGTATTTCTTCGCTCTCTCCATCACCATCtcactctttatttttatttacttcttcatcttcttatgTTCCGATGAGACGTCGAGGGCTCACGACCAAATCTCCTCACAAACACGATCTCAAGCGCCTCACCTCTCGCGTCGTCCAACTTACTCGCCGTAGACAGCTTCGTCAG ATATTGGAGGAGGTAGAGATAGCCAAACAACGATATGGGCAGCTGAACACCATAATCATGAACGCAGTCTTGGAGGCATGCGTCCATTGCGGTGATATTGATTCTGCGCTTAAGGTTTTCGACGAAATGATAAAGCCACATGGATGTGGCGTTGATACTATCACGTATGGTACCTTGTTGAAG GGTTTGGGGAAGGCACGAAGAATTGATGAAGCATTTCAGTTGCTTGAGTCTGTGGAACGAGGAACTGCTGTTGGTAGTCCTAAGTTGTCATTACCTCTTATCTATGGATTGCTAAATGCTCTAGTTGAAGCAG GAGATTTACGCCGTGCTTATGGGCTTCTTGCACAATATGGGTTTTTTCTCCGTGAGCGTGGTAGCCTTTCAATCGCAGTGTATAACTTGATAATGAAG GGATATATAAGCACGGGATTTCCTCAGCGTGCAATAGGCATGCATAATGAAATGTTGCGTCTAGGATCAAAACCTGATAGGCTAACCTATAATACTCTCATCTCTGCGTGTGTTGAGAGCAAAAAGTTGGACATGGCAATGAAGTTCTTCGAGGAAATGAAG GACAAAGCCCAG GGTCTTGGCAAATCAAAAGACTTTATATCAGTTCAGAAGATTGTATTGGAAATGAAAACATATCTTGGCTTGTTTATAGATCGGACAGCATACACTGCAATTGTTGATGCGTTGCTAAATTGTGGATCAGCAAAAG GTGCTTTATGCATCTTTGGAGAAATAATAAAGCAGGCTGGGAATCCAGATTTGCGACCCAAACCTCACCTGTATGTTTCTATGATGCGTGCTTTTGCTGGTAGCGGAGACTTTGATATTGTGGAAACTCTGCATAAACGAATGTGGCCGGATACTGCTGGAACTATTTACCCAGCAGTTCAGGCAGAAGCTGATCATCTTCTCATGGAAGCAGCTTTAAATGATGGTCAG gtAGATCTAGCTATAGATTTGCTTTCAAATATCATTATAAAATGGAATGGAATATCATGGGCAAGTAGAGGTGGCATG GTTGCTCTACGCATAGAAGCTTTGTTGGGATTCACCAAATCAATGTTGACTCCTTATCTACTTCCTCAG ctatTTCCAGGAGACCCAATTGAAAGTATCATGATGCCATTCGAAGCAACTAGGCCACTTCACGGAACCGTAAGGTTGGAGAAAGTGATTATGCGTTTCTTTCGGGATCCAGTTGTGCCAATCATAGACGACTGGGGTGGCTGCATAGGACTATTGCACCGTGAAGATTGCACAGAG TTGCAAGCCCAACTTTCGACAATGATGAGAAGGCCACCTCCTTATGTTACCACAACCAAATCTATTGCCTATGTTGTTGATCTAATCATAGAGAAGAGGTATCCAATTATTATTGTGGTAAATCCCAATGAATTGGATGGTACTGCTGGTTACAACTCCAGTTTAAAGGCTGTTGGTGTTTTCACTTCTGCTCAATTACGCAACTTTCTTACAATTCAATCTAAGTTGCAATCACGAACATCATCTCTCTGTAAAATCTAA
- the LOC107408742 gene encoding pentatricopeptide repeat-containing protein At5g10690 isoform X1 encodes MPVATSSTMHCISSLSPSPSHSLFLFTSSSSYVPMRRRGLTTKSPHKHDLKRLTSRVVQLTRRRQLRQILEEVEIAKQRYGQLNTIIMNAVLEACVHCGDIDSALKVFDEMIKPHGCGVDTITYGTLLKGLGKARRIDEAFQLLESVERGTAVGSPKLSLPLIYGLLNALVEAGDLRRAYGLLAQYGFFLRERGSLSIAVYNLIMKGYISTGFPQRAIGMHNEMLRLGSKPDRLTYNTLISACVESKKLDMAMKFFEEMKDKAQVFGQSDLFPDIVTYTTLLKGLGKSKDFISVQKIVLEMKTYLGLFIDRTAYTAIVDALLNCGSAKGALCIFGEIIKQAGNPDLRPKPHLYVSMMRAFAGSGDFDIVETLHKRMWPDTAGTIYPAVQAEADHLLMEAALNDGQVDLAIDLLSNIIIKWNGISWASRGGMVALRIEALLGFTKSMLTPYLLPQLFPGDPIESIMMPFEATRPLHGTVRLEKVIMRFFRDPVVPIIDDWGGCIGLLHREDCTELQAQLSTMMRRPPPYVTTTKSIAYVVDLIIEKRYPIIIVVNPNELDGTAGYNSSLKAVGVFTSAQLRNFLTIQSKLQSRTSSLCKI; translated from the exons ATGCCTGTTGCTACTTCTTCAACAATGCACTGTATTTCTTCGCTCTCTCCATCACCATCtcactctttatttttatttacttcttcatcttcttatgTTCCGATGAGACGTCGAGGGCTCACGACCAAATCTCCTCACAAACACGATCTCAAGCGCCTCACCTCTCGCGTCGTCCAACTTACTCGCCGTAGACAGCTTCGTCAG ATATTGGAGGAGGTAGAGATAGCCAAACAACGATATGGGCAGCTGAACACCATAATCATGAACGCAGTCTTGGAGGCATGCGTCCATTGCGGTGATATTGATTCTGCGCTTAAGGTTTTCGACGAAATGATAAAGCCACATGGATGTGGCGTTGATACTATCACGTATGGTACCTTGTTGAAG GGTTTGGGGAAGGCACGAAGAATTGATGAAGCATTTCAGTTGCTTGAGTCTGTGGAACGAGGAACTGCTGTTGGTAGTCCTAAGTTGTCATTACCTCTTATCTATGGATTGCTAAATGCTCTAGTTGAAGCAG GAGATTTACGCCGTGCTTATGGGCTTCTTGCACAATATGGGTTTTTTCTCCGTGAGCGTGGTAGCCTTTCAATCGCAGTGTATAACTTGATAATGAAG GGATATATAAGCACGGGATTTCCTCAGCGTGCAATAGGCATGCATAATGAAATGTTGCGTCTAGGATCAAAACCTGATAGGCTAACCTATAATACTCTCATCTCTGCGTGTGTTGAGAGCAAAAAGTTGGACATGGCAATGAAGTTCTTCGAGGAAATGAAG GACAAAGCCCAGGTATTTGGCCAAAGTGATCTTTTCCCAGATATTGTCACATACACTACATTACTTAAG GGTCTTGGCAAATCAAAAGACTTTATATCAGTTCAGAAGATTGTATTGGAAATGAAAACATATCTTGGCTTGTTTATAGATCGGACAGCATACACTGCAATTGTTGATGCGTTGCTAAATTGTGGATCAGCAAAAG GTGCTTTATGCATCTTTGGAGAAATAATAAAGCAGGCTGGGAATCCAGATTTGCGACCCAAACCTCACCTGTATGTTTCTATGATGCGTGCTTTTGCTGGTAGCGGAGACTTTGATATTGTGGAAACTCTGCATAAACGAATGTGGCCGGATACTGCTGGAACTATTTACCCAGCAGTTCAGGCAGAAGCTGATCATCTTCTCATGGAAGCAGCTTTAAATGATGGTCAG gtAGATCTAGCTATAGATTTGCTTTCAAATATCATTATAAAATGGAATGGAATATCATGGGCAAGTAGAGGTGGCATG GTTGCTCTACGCATAGAAGCTTTGTTGGGATTCACCAAATCAATGTTGACTCCTTATCTACTTCCTCAG ctatTTCCAGGAGACCCAATTGAAAGTATCATGATGCCATTCGAAGCAACTAGGCCACTTCACGGAACCGTAAGGTTGGAGAAAGTGATTATGCGTTTCTTTCGGGATCCAGTTGTGCCAATCATAGACGACTGGGGTGGCTGCATAGGACTATTGCACCGTGAAGATTGCACAGAG TTGCAAGCCCAACTTTCGACAATGATGAGAAGGCCACCTCCTTATGTTACCACAACCAAATCTATTGCCTATGTTGTTGATCTAATCATAGAGAAGAGGTATCCAATTATTATTGTGGTAAATCCCAATGAATTGGATGGTACTGCTGGTTACAACTCCAGTTTAAAGGCTGTTGGTGTTTTCACTTCTGCTCAATTACGCAACTTTCTTACAATTCAATCTAAGTTGCAATCACGAACATCATCTCTCTGTAAAATCTAA